One segment of Pleomorphomonas sp. PLEO DNA contains the following:
- a CDS encoding amidohydrolase, giving the protein MSALEEIAGEAVLWRRDLHRRPELLYALDETSAFVAQKLTAFGLDEVVTGIGGSGVVGVLRGRPGNRAVALRADMDALPIEEITGAPWTSEKPGAMHACGHDGHTATLLAAARRLAADRDFAGTVVFVFQPAEEGGAGARAMIDDGLFERFPVDEIYGIHNLPGLPVGRFAVRPGAIMASTDRFYIDILGRGGHAARPHETIDPILVGAQLVTALQSIVARNTDPLASGVVSVTTFHAGNTDNVIPQTARLSGTVRALNGRVREELEASVGHIAKAVATTFGAEANVAYERGYPVTVNHAAAAARVGDVVEELFGSSAIDRAGAPLMAAEDFSYYLERVPGAYFFMGNGPSAGLHHPAYDFADEAIAPGAAVWTALAKASLAAVD; this is encoded by the coding sequence TTGTCCGCCCTTGAAGAGATCGCCGGGGAAGCCGTGCTCTGGCGCCGCGATCTGCATCGCCGTCCCGAACTGCTTTACGCCCTCGACGAGACATCCGCCTTCGTAGCCCAAAAGCTCACCGCTTTCGGCCTTGACGAGGTGGTGACCGGCATCGGCGGCAGCGGCGTCGTTGGCGTGCTCCGGGGCCGTCCAGGCAACCGCGCCGTCGCGCTGCGCGCCGACATGGACGCCTTGCCCATCGAGGAGATCACCGGCGCACCTTGGACCTCCGAAAAACCGGGCGCCATGCATGCCTGCGGCCACGATGGCCACACGGCAACGCTACTTGCCGCCGCTCGCCGCCTTGCCGCCGATCGCGACTTTGCCGGCACCGTCGTCTTCGTCTTCCAGCCGGCCGAGGAAGGTGGCGCCGGTGCTCGGGCAATGATCGACGACGGCTTGTTCGAACGCTTCCCCGTCGACGAGATCTACGGCATACACAACTTGCCGGGCCTGCCGGTGGGGCGCTTTGCCGTACGCCCCGGCGCCATCATGGCATCGACCGACCGTTTCTATATCGACATTCTCGGCCGAGGCGGCCACGCAGCGCGCCCACACGAGACGATCGATCCCATTCTCGTCGGTGCCCAGCTGGTGACGGCTCTTCAGTCGATTGTGGCGCGCAACACCGACCCGCTCGCCTCGGGCGTCGTATCGGTGACGACCTTTCACGCCGGCAATACCGATAATGTCATTCCACAGACCGCCCGCCTCTCGGGCACCGTCCGCGCGCTCAACGGAAGGGTCCGGGAAGAACTCGAGGCATCGGTCGGCCATATCGCAAAAGCGGTCGCCACCACCTTTGGCGCCGAGGCGAACGTCGCCTACGAGCGCGGTTATCCGGTGACGGTCAACCACGCCGCGGCCGCCGCGCGGGTTGGCGATGTCGTGGAAGAACTGTTCGGCAGCAGTGCGATCGACCGAGCTGGAGCGCCATTGATGGCGGCCGAGGATTTTTCCTACTATCTCGAGCGCGTGCCCGGCGCCTATTTCTTCATGGGCAATGGTCCGTCGGCCGGCCTCCACCACCCGGCCTATGATTTCGCCGATGAGGCGATCGCCCCCGGCGCCGCCGTCTGGACCGCCCTGGCCAAGGCAAGCCTCGCCGCGGTCGACTAA